The sequence ACGCAGACATTGCCCGCGCCGATGCGGTGATCATTGCCGCCGACACCCACGTGGATCTGTCGCGCTTTGGCGGCAAGCGGCTGTACGAAACCTCCACCAAGGCGGCGATCCACGGCGGGGCCAATGTGGTGACAGCGGCGATGGATGCGCCCGTGGCTGGCGGCGGTGGCGCATCGGGCAGCTATGTAGACGAAGTGAACCGGGCTAAGGCCCAGCGCTCCGAAAGTCGCTCTGGCCCCTATAAGCACCTACTCACCGGGGTGAGCTATATGCTGCCGGTGATTGTGGCGGGGGGCTTGATCATTGCCCTCTCCTTTGTATTTGGCATTAACCCCGAGCCAGGTACCTTTGGCGACGCGCTGATGCAGATTGGCGGCGGTGCGGCCTTTGCGCTGATTGTGCCGGTGCTGTCGGGCTTTATCGCCTTTTCCATTGCCGATCGCCCCGGCTTGGCCCCCGGCTTAGTCGGCGGCATGCTGGCGGCCAACTTGGGTATGGGCTTCTTGGGCGGCATTCTCTCGGGCTTTTTAGCGGGCTACGTGGCCAAGTTTGTGCGTGACAAGGTCAACCTGCCCACCAACTTTGAGGGCCTGAAGCCGGTGCTGGTGATTCCCCTGCTGGCGACGCTGGTGGTGGGGCTGCTGCTGGTCTATGTATTTGGCGGCCCGGTGCGATTCATTATGGACGGCATGACCACCTACCTGGAGGGGCTGAGCGGTACCAATGCCATTCTGCTGGGCTTAATCTTAGGCGCGATGATGGCGGTGGATATGGGTGGCCCGGTGAACAAAGCCGCCTACACCTTTGCCGTGGGTCTGCTCGCCACCAACCTCTACGCACCGATGGCGGCGGTGATGGCGGCGGGTATGACTCCGCCCTTGGGCCTGGCCCTGGCCACCTTTATCTCTAAAAAGCACTTCAACCAGGCAGAGCAGGAGGCGGGCAAGGTGGCCTCGGTGCTGGGCATCTCCTTTATTACCGAAGGCGCAATTCCCTTTGCCGCCAATGACCCTCTGCGGGTAATCCCCGCCTGCATTGCCGGGTCTGCTGTGACCGGGGCGCTGTCGATGGCCTTTGGCAACACCCTGCGGGCTCCCCACGGCGGCGTGTTTGTGCTGGCGATACCTAACGCTGTGGAGAATGTGGGCCTCTATATTGTGGCGATCGCAGTCGGCACCCTGGTCACCGCTCTGGCTACTGTGCAGCTCAAACACTGGTTTCCGCGCAAAAAGGCGATCGTCGAAGCCTAACTTCCCCTAAGGCGAGGGTTCCAAACCAAGACCCCAGGGTTCTTCCAGGCTACTAGCCCCAATGCTGGCTAGCCGCAGAAGAACCCTGGGGTCTAGCCATAGCCCAACTTTTCACCGTGATTAGAAAAACCAATTATTCTCCTGATTATTTTCTAAAACAGAAATGCTATTGTTTTATCCATAGACTTTTTTCGATGCCAAATCAATTTTCATTTACTTGAATCAATTTAGGAGTTGAGGTGCTGGCGATGGGCATCACCAATCGAATTAACTTCCGCAATGTGCGCGGAGACATGTTTGGGGGCGTTACCGCTGCGGTAATTGCCCTGCCAATGGCCTTGGCCTTTGGCGTGGCTTCGGGGGCTGGGGCTGCCTCGGGCCTCTACGGAGCCGTGCTGGTGGGTTTCTTTGCGGCGCTGTTTGGGGGCACGCCGACGCTGATTTCAGAACCCACTGGGCCTATGACTGTGGTGTTTACCGCCGTCATCGCCCAGCTGATCGCGTCAGACCCCGAAAACGGCATGGCCATGGCGTTTACCGTGGTCATGCTGGCAGGCTTTTTTCAGATTATCTTTGGGTTTCTCAAGCTGGGGCGCTACGTCACCCTGATGCCCTACCCGGTGATTTCGGGCTTTATGTCTGGCATCGGCGTAATTCTGATCATCTTGCAGCTGGGGCCATTTTTAGGCCACGCTACTCCCAAAGGTGGGGTAGTCGGCACCCTCACCAACCTGCCCCAAATGGTGAGCACCCTCGACCCGGCAGAGGTCGCCCTGGGGGCCTTTGCTCTGGCGGTGCTATTTCTCATGCCCAAGCAGTTTAGCCGCTGGGTGCCGCCCCAACTGCTGGTGCTGGTGGTCGGTACCCTGTTGTCTTTGACCGTGTTTGCCGGGGCCGATCTGCGGCTGATTGGCGAGATTCCCACGGGGTTGCCAAATTTACAGCTGCCGGTGTTCCAAGCTGATCAGCTGCGGGTCATGCTGGTGGACGGTCTGGTGTTGGGCATGCTCGGCTGTATTGACGCCCTGCTGACAGCGATGATTGCCGACAGCGTCACCCGCACCCAGCACGACTCCAACAAAGAACTGATTGGCCAGGGCATTGGCAACATGATGTCGGGTCTGTTTGGCGGTATGCCCGGCGCTGGGGCCACCATGGGTACGGTCGTCAACATTCAGGCTGGGGGCAAAACAGCCCTGTCGGGTCTGGTGCGGGCGGGCATTTTGCTGGTGGTGGTGCTGTGGGCCGCCCCCCTGACCCGAGAGATTCCCCTCGCGGTGCTGGCGGGCATTGCAGTCAAGGTCGGTTTCGACATTCTCGACTGGAGCTTTTTGAAGCGGGCTCACCAGGTCTCGTGGAAGGGCACGGCCATCATGTACGGCGTCATGTTTTTGACGGTGTTCGTCGACCTGATTGTGGCGGTGGGTGTGGGTGTGTTTATTGCCAACGTGCTCACCATTGAGCGGCTCAGCAAGCTTCAGTCTGACCAAGTGCGCACCATTGCCGACTTTGACGACGATGTGGCCATGAACTCTGAAGACAAGGTGTTGATGGATCAGGCCAATGGTCGCGTGCTCGTGTTTCACCTCAGCGGCCCGATGATCTTTGGGGTAGCGCGGGCGATTTCCCAAGAGCACACCGCTATGGATGCCCACGACATTCTGATTGTGGATTTGCAGGATGTGCCTCACCTGGGGGTGACCGCTGCTCTGGCTCTGGAAAATGCCATTCAAGATGCTAGCGATGCCGGTCGACCCGTGCTTTTGGCTGGGGCCAGGGGCGAAACCCTGAAGCGGCTCGAGAAGCTGGGTGCACTCCGGTTTGTGCCGCCTGAGCATCTGCTGGAAACTCGCACCGAGGCTCTAAAAGCCTCCCTGCGGTTGCTGGCTGCCCAGGATGGGGTAGAACCGCCGCGCATTGTCGTTGAACCTGGAACGGCGACGCTGTAGAGGGATTAGAGTCCGGTGTAAACCGCTGGGTAAGGGGTCAAGCCTGAGCCTGCCCTGTCTCTCATCAGGGCTAACCTGCACCGGAGTCTGCTCTCTAGGATGGGTGGCTTGGCGCTGCCGCTGGCGCTGGTCATAACCGTCTTGCCTGATAGCCAGGGGCATGTCTGGGAGCCGCTTGTCTTAGTGGTGGGCACTGCCCACCAGCCTTAATTCAGTGCCATTCCACCCTACGGTGGCTGCCAAGCTAATTTTTTTGAATCGACTGTAGGTTGGGTGAACCGCAGTGTAACCCAACAGCTTCAGGACTGGGTTGAGTTCTTAATTGCTGGATTGAATTAGGAGGTATTGATGCTAATGTCTGACGTTGTTTCTGCTCTTTGCTGGCTGCCTTGGCCAGATTCGTCGGGGCTGGTGCCGCTGTTGGCCGCCACATCAGAGGCCGATATTGGGGCCGATACTGGGCCGATGGTGTTGGCTGGGGTGTTGCTCAGTCTGGTCGTCATCTATGTGGCTAGCAAGCTGGGCGGTGAGCTGTCTAAGCTGCTTGACTTGCCGCCGGTTTTAGGTGAACTGGTGGCCGGGGTGATCGTTGGGGTGTCGGCCCTGCATTTGATTATGTTTCCAGAGAGCGGGGCTACTGCCGCCGATTCTCAGCTGATGGGGCTGTTGCAGTGGCTGGGTGGTCTCACCCCCGAAGCAGCGGTTGAGGTCTTCCGCAGCCAGAGCGAGGTGATCTCGGTGCTGGCGGAGTTGGGGGTGATCATTCTGCTGTTTGAGATCGGTCTGGAGTCTGACCTGCGAGAACTGCAAAAGGTCGGTTATCAGGCGGCGATCGTGGCGGTAGTTGGGGTGGTAGCGCCCTTTACCCTGGGTAC is a genomic window of Nodosilinea sp. E11 containing:
- a CDS encoding PTS fructose-like transporter subunit IIB — translated: MTKIVAVTASVAGEAHTQMAAEALKRTAQAMGHEIVTEAQSLGVVVTALSPSDIEQAEVVIVGADDAVERDRFHNKPVYAVSTSEAIRNTEMVIQSAVALVGHGPRLGVIKTTPHPHDPLPEDAPSVDSAPEAAIANKFFVGITSCPTGIAHTFMAAEALKQGAAKLGHDIKVETQGSVGSQNTLTDADIARADAVIIAADTHVDLSRFGGKRLYETSTKAAIHGGANVVTAAMDAPVAGGGGASGSYVDEVNRAKAQRSESRSGPYKHLLTGVSYMLPVIVAGGLIIALSFVFGINPEPGTFGDALMQIGGGAAFALIVPVLSGFIAFSIADRPGLAPGLVGGMLAANLGMGFLGGILSGFLAGYVAKFVRDKVNLPTNFEGLKPVLVIPLLATLVVGLLLVYVFGGPVRFIMDGMTTYLEGLSGTNAILLGLILGAMMAVDMGGPVNKAAYTFAVGLLATNLYAPMAAVMAAGMTPPLGLALATFISKKHFNQAEQEAGKVASVLGISFITEGAIPFAANDPLRVIPACIAGSAVTGALSMAFGNTLRAPHGGVFVLAIPNAVENVGLYIVAIAVGTLVTALATVQLKHWFPRKKAIVEA
- a CDS encoding SulP family inorganic anion transporter — protein: MGITNRINFRNVRGDMFGGVTAAVIALPMALAFGVASGAGAASGLYGAVLVGFFAALFGGTPTLISEPTGPMTVVFTAVIAQLIASDPENGMAMAFTVVMLAGFFQIIFGFLKLGRYVTLMPYPVISGFMSGIGVILIILQLGPFLGHATPKGGVVGTLTNLPQMVSTLDPAEVALGAFALAVLFLMPKQFSRWVPPQLLVLVVGTLLSLTVFAGADLRLIGEIPTGLPNLQLPVFQADQLRVMLVDGLVLGMLGCIDALLTAMIADSVTRTQHDSNKELIGQGIGNMMSGLFGGMPGAGATMGTVVNIQAGGKTALSGLVRAGILLVVVLWAAPLTREIPLAVLAGIAVKVGFDILDWSFLKRAHQVSWKGTAIMYGVMFLTVFVDLIVAVGVGVFIANVLTIERLSKLQSDQVRTIADFDDDVAMNSEDKVLMDQANGRVLVFHLSGPMIFGVARAISQEHTAMDAHDILIVDLQDVPHLGVTAALALENAIQDASDAGRPVLLAGARGETLKRLEKLGALRFVPPEHLLETRTEALKASLRLLAAQDGVEPPRIVVEPGTATL